Proteins encoded together in one Antennarius striatus isolate MH-2024 chromosome 13, ASM4005453v1, whole genome shotgun sequence window:
- the zgc:165604 gene encoding cell surface A33 antigen isoform X3, whose amino-acid sequence MPGFGHQLVGEGLSCSHSAMGSSGRWIIWMLCVCCSAQENDSTSSGLWLRSPVLRCPHRSGFQHKHSSTPLNQVIVYDHGQVIEDPALTGRVGFTGVPWSADIFLNDTRVSDAGIYRCLVNNPPETASSGINELELRVLTPPSLPLCQWDGDADAGGSVTLSCSVEEGVPTPEIHWEKLDPEKIALPINMEGLLFSLRGPDRFHPDRQRVVSDVRFVSLLRHQRLGDGELLRQSLHLHRSSSFLGRPAGRAADPVHVRGAVGAAGAPAVAPSHRTGRVEVEEGEGGVLRHPVHVISALVCLILSIGRNKQKNK is encoded by the exons ATGCCTGGGTTTGGTCACCAGCTTGTGGGAGAAGGTCTGTCGTGTTCCCACTCAGCTATGGGCTCGTCTGGAAGATGGATTATCtggatgctgtgtgtgtgctgctctgctcagGAGAACG ACTCAACATCATCTGGACTCTGGCTCCGTTCTCCAGTCCTGAGGTGCCCACACAGGTCCGGATTCCAACACAAACACTCATCAACACCGCTAAATCAG GTGATCGTGTACGACCACGGACAGGTGATCGAAGATCCGGCCCTCACTGGCAGGGTGGGTTTTACAG GTGTTCCCTGGAGCGCAGATATCTTCCTCAATGACACACGTGTGTCAGATGCAGGGATTTACCGTTGCCTGGTCAACAACCCACCTGAGACAGCAAGTTCTGGAATCAATGAACTGGAGCTCAGAGTTCTGA CACCACCTTCTCTGCCTCTGTGCCAGTGGGATGGAGATGCTGATGCAGGGGGAAGCGTCACGCTGTCCTGCTCCGTGGAGGAGGGCGTCCCCACCCCGGAGATCCACTGGGAAAAGCTAGATCCAGAGAAAATTGCACTTCCTATCAACATGGAGG GGTTGCTCTTCTCTCTCAGGGGACCTGACAGGTTCCATCCAGATCGCCAACGTGTCGTCTCAGACGTCAGGTTTGTATCGCTGCTCCGCCACCAACGTCTTGGGGACGGAGAACTGTTACGTCAGTCTCTCCATCTACACCG CTCCAGCTCGTTCCTCGGGCGTCCTGCAGGGCGTGCTGCTGACCCTGTCCATGTGCGTGGTGCTGTTGGCGCTGCTGGGGCTCCTGCTGTGGCTCCATCACACCGGACAGgacgggtggaggtggaggagggcgaAGGAGGAGTGTTACGACATCCGGTACACGTCATCTCTGCGCTCGTTTGTTTGATCCTAAGCATCGGcaggaataaacaaaaaaataaataa
- the zgc:165604 gene encoding immunoglobulin superfamily member 11 isoform X2: MPGFGHQLVGEGLSCSHSAMGSSGRWIIWMLCVCCSAQENVALRVTMRESSLQVVQGDYVVLPCSFFTSSPLSRLNIIWTLAPFSSPEVPTQVIVYDHGQVIEDPALTGRVGFTGVPWSADIFLNDTRVSDAGIYRCLVNNPPETASSGINELELRVLTPPSLPLCQWDGDADAGGSVTLSCSVEEGVPTPEIHWEKLDPEKIALPINMEGDLTGSIQIANVSSQTSGLYRCSATNVLGTENCYVSLSIYTAPARSSGVLQGVLLTLSMCVVLLALLGLLLWLHHTGQDGWRWRRAKEECYDIRYTSSLRSFV; the protein is encoded by the exons ATGCCTGGGTTTGGTCACCAGCTTGTGGGAGAAGGTCTGTCGTGTTCCCACTCAGCTATGGGCTCGTCTGGAAGATGGATTATCtggatgctgtgtgtgtgctgctctgctcagGAGAACG TGGCGCTGAGGGTCACCATGAGGGAGTCCAGCCTGCAGGTGGTTCAGGGAGACTACGTGGTTCTGCcctgctccttcttcacctccaGCCCTCTCTCCAGACTCAACATCATCTGGACTCTGGCTCCGTTCTCCAGTCCTGAGGTGCCCACACAG GTGATCGTGTACGACCACGGACAGGTGATCGAAGATCCGGCCCTCACTGGCAGGGTGGGTTTTACAG GTGTTCCCTGGAGCGCAGATATCTTCCTCAATGACACACGTGTGTCAGATGCAGGGATTTACCGTTGCCTGGTCAACAACCCACCTGAGACAGCAAGTTCTGGAATCAATGAACTGGAGCTCAGAGTTCTGA CACCACCTTCTCTGCCTCTGTGCCAGTGGGATGGAGATGCTGATGCAGGGGGAAGCGTCACGCTGTCCTGCTCCGTGGAGGAGGGCGTCCCCACCCCGGAGATCCACTGGGAAAAGCTAGATCCAGAGAAAATTGCACTTCCTATCAACATGGAGG GGGACCTGACAGGTTCCATCCAGATCGCCAACGTGTCGTCTCAGACGTCAGGTTTGTATCGCTGCTCCGCCACCAACGTCTTGGGGACGGAGAACTGTTACGTCAGTCTCTCCATCTACACCG CTCCAGCTCGTTCCTCGGGCGTCCTGCAGGGCGTGCTGCTGACCCTGTCCATGTGCGTGGTGCTGTTGGCGCTGCTGGGGCTCCTGCTGTGGCTCCATCACACCGGACAGgacgggtggaggtggaggagggcgaAGGAGGAGTGTTACGACATCCGGTACACGTCATCTCTGCGCTCGTTTGTTTGA
- the zgc:165604 gene encoding V-set and immunoglobulin domain-containing protein 2 isoform X1 — MPGFGHQLVGEGLSCSHSAMGSSGRWIIWMLCVCCSAQENVALRVTMRESSLQVVQGDYVVLPCSFFTSSPLSRLNIIWTLAPFSSPEVPTQVIVYDHGQVIEDPALTGRVGFTGVPWSADIFLNDTRVSDAGIYRCLVNNPPETASSGINELELRVLTPPSLPLCQWDGDADAGGSVTLSCSVEEGVPTPEIHWEKLDPEKIALPINMEGLLFSLRGPDRFHPDRQRVVSDVRFVSLLRHQRLGDGELLRQSLHLHRSSSFLGRPAGRAADPVHVRGAVGAAGAPAVAPSHRTGRVEVEEGEGGVLRHPVHVISALVCLILSIGRNKQKNK, encoded by the exons ATGCCTGGGTTTGGTCACCAGCTTGTGGGAGAAGGTCTGTCGTGTTCCCACTCAGCTATGGGCTCGTCTGGAAGATGGATTATCtggatgctgtgtgtgtgctgctctgctcagGAGAACG TGGCGCTGAGGGTCACCATGAGGGAGTCCAGCCTGCAGGTGGTTCAGGGAGACTACGTGGTTCTGCcctgctccttcttcacctccaGCCCTCTCTCCAGACTCAACATCATCTGGACTCTGGCTCCGTTCTCCAGTCCTGAGGTGCCCACACAG GTGATCGTGTACGACCACGGACAGGTGATCGAAGATCCGGCCCTCACTGGCAGGGTGGGTTTTACAG GTGTTCCCTGGAGCGCAGATATCTTCCTCAATGACACACGTGTGTCAGATGCAGGGATTTACCGTTGCCTGGTCAACAACCCACCTGAGACAGCAAGTTCTGGAATCAATGAACTGGAGCTCAGAGTTCTGA CACCACCTTCTCTGCCTCTGTGCCAGTGGGATGGAGATGCTGATGCAGGGGGAAGCGTCACGCTGTCCTGCTCCGTGGAGGAGGGCGTCCCCACCCCGGAGATCCACTGGGAAAAGCTAGATCCAGAGAAAATTGCACTTCCTATCAACATGGAGG GGTTGCTCTTCTCTCTCAGGGGACCTGACAGGTTCCATCCAGATCGCCAACGTGTCGTCTCAGACGTCAGGTTTGTATCGCTGCTCCGCCACCAACGTCTTGGGGACGGAGAACTGTTACGTCAGTCTCTCCATCTACACCG CTCCAGCTCGTTCCTCGGGCGTCCTGCAGGGCGTGCTGCTGACCCTGTCCATGTGCGTGGTGCTGTTGGCGCTGCTGGGGCTCCTGCTGTGGCTCCATCACACCGGACAGgacgggtggaggtggaggagggcgaAGGAGGAGTGTTACGACATCCGGTACACGTCATCTCTGCGCTCGTTTGTTTGATCCTAAGCATCGGcaggaataaacaaaaaaataaataa
- the LOC137605756 gene encoding pecanex-like protein 3, whose protein sequence is MGSQALQILRQGVWASLTGGWYVDPHQSTFSNCFHLYLWIFLLAFPFLLYMAVPPSLVIAGVYSAVVAVFFTAIKVVNYRLHAMFDLGEIVEKKQASLTAEALRTEEGDEGSGAHDGSQHRDSHGGVEMTVFRKVNSTPPVRCSSQHSLFGLNQVSEFLPQLEDTGGTKDIKERMREQGSSNMIVTSAQREMLRQSSQDTIRAPTVVQSCFAAALGGDFPGLLGMSAASSGFGEPGPCLSIPPSPSSQEDGAEKEQLREVEELEEHISQQSPEDNGLGTYSPLCPSGESGSLGDTPLSPLIKSSLSEELSENLLGLGLDPVAFAPGTEHPGSRSGVALAAGSTDSCFSAGGATTDRETLSTVSSYRSEKTDSTQLESPSFSQSRPADEQASVPPVASNYPGPTEDPAALDGSDTDNLSDSVLLRSPSKEFSISQGLDRTLVEGEDLPPVLPDIAQPTPLQNSSPSSSGNSEFCDLDRKVAVPPLPPPRPANSVPSGLALGLVCSEPALPISSAPFLLPDQSSLQAQQVVRPKDLKLLRASGSSVGHRPGRRKVPRRRAGAGSSSFDCGSYRRHHNHRQHRDYIPVRNRLGTKAYSESLFEDSSDDDDGSDMSAGSSLGSQRRYSSDDDDDDDDSSSSTSCYSPDLANTGITSPLPPVAQLPAPREGDLPEPAGPPNSRAAQRSSSTASAKTHARVLSMDGPGGGQSSAAVLPSTLLTMPSTSTPAPRTLTISKSDLEAHTIQTDSLTRTHHHRLDSLGGSWTGNQMGWRSEELVEEGAVGGAMVPEDGGKNDAVSSVKRTQAIRRRHNAGSNPTPPPSTMGSPPSLQDLQRARTSSHSRTRTLPSALQFASSLLLPRSGIHEASTFDDTSEGAVHYFYDESGVKRSYTFGPAGGGYEDPVQERERQSQSSSFTSTEVQDGAPVLSMLQPRPVVLQGMQVRRVPLEMPEFDLDHESLQESQENTLMIEEKAKPKQYYRFWVLPGKWLRVRYDRLALLALLDRNRRVAENVFAVVLASLVAFLGFLLLLQGFFRDIWVFQFCLVIASCQYSLLKSVQPDAASPMHGHNWIIVYSRPVYFCLCCVMIWIFDISGRSGSLQPFSLYGVTFFSADFLLCVRDMLIVLALCFPVIFLFGLLPQVNTFVMCLLEQIDMHIFGGTATTSPLSSLFSLIRSMLVAALLYGFCLGAISAPWGDAHVPVLFSVFCGLLLALSYHLSRQSSDPTILWSLVRSKLFLELENRTPEEPPVEIKDPLPEKLHNSVKEILHSDLVMCPLMAVITFAISASTVFIALRPALSFVLYILAGVVGFITHYILPQLRKQLPWFCLAHPVLRSREYSQFEVRDAAQLMWFEKLYAWLQCVEKYFIYPAVVLNSLTTEAQNVGQSHKDLDIYSRALFISIAGMKLLRSSFCAPSQQYVTLCFTTLFFQFDYPHFSETFLIDYYFMSILFSKMWDLLYKLRFVLTYIAPWQITWGSAFHAFAQPFAVPHSAVLFVQAIFSALFSTPLNPVLGSAVFVTSYTRPVKFWERDYNTKRVDHSNTRLATQLDRNPGADDNNLNSIFYEHLTRSLQHSLCGDLLLGRWGNYTTGDCFILASDYLNALVHIIEIGNGLVTFQLRGLEFRGTYCQQREVEAITEGVEEDEGCCCCEPGHLPHMLSFNAAFGQRWLAWEVAATKYVLEGYSISDNNAASMLQVFDLRKILITYYVKSIIYYVSRSSKLEDWLSNEPVQEALRPCLGPNYVDSDPTFNLNIDEDYDHRASGITLSSFCMVYLDWIQYCNSRRETPVTCERDSPLVNLCFGLCILGRRALGTASHSMSASLEPFLYGLHALFKGDFRITSPRDEWVFADMDLLNRVVAPGVRMSLKLHQDHFTSPDEYEDPTVLYDAITANEEKMLISHEGDPVWRSAILANMPSLLALRHIMDDGSDEYKIIMLNKRFLSFRVIKVNRECVRGLWAGQQQELVFLRNRNPERGSIQNAKQALRNMINSSCDQPIGYPIYVSPLTTSYAGGHSQLRSVWGGPVSPHNIYTWLISSWDRLQKGCGAGCNSGGNIEDSDCGGGSTSISTNPAVHTTQSTPASSLPQPHITTIQPSMGTDNPVGPTQNWPHHPQPLPLALLSQSEGRMEAGLLTSLQRTSSIQGLLGQQLSSSQLSFSGSVAPPAVPGPERFCPASLLENSGHRAGQRAGLGQGGALHYESHIGKWSFSGRKGFSGPAAAEGDVGALQTIRTQPSPPAPLQEPSLNQDPLGATQTLDPHLLTAGDPPTPREESTELPLLEHLR, encoded by the exons ATGGGTTCTCAAGCTCTTCAGATACTGCGGCAGGGTGTGTGGGCTTCACTTACAGGAGGCTGGTATGTGGACCCCCACCAGAGCACGTTTTCAAACTGCTTTCACCTCTACCTATGGATATTTCTCCTGGCCTTCCCGTTTCTGCTGTACATG GCTGTTCCTCCCAGCTTGGTGATAGCAGGCGTGTACTCTGCTGTGGTGGCCGTGTTTTTCACTGCCATTAAAGTGGTGAACTACCGGCTTCATGCCATGTTTGACCTGGGAGAGATTGTAGAGAAGAAGCAGGCCTCACTCACAGCTGAAGCCCTGAGGACAGAAGAGGGAGATGAAGGTTCAGGTGCCCATGATGGAAGTCAGCACAg GGATAGTCATGGAGGTGTAGAGATGACTGTGTTTCGAAAGGTCAACTCAACACCCCCGGTACGCTGCAGCTCCCAGCACTCCCTGTTTGGATTGAACCAGGTGTCG GAGTTCTTGCCACAGCTGGAAGATACTGGGGGCACTAAAG ATATCAAAGAGCGAATGAGGGAACAAGGAAGTAGTAATATGATTGTCACGTCAGCTCAACGTGAGATGCTGCGTCAAAGTTCACAGGACACCATCA GGGCTCCCACTGTGGTCCAGTCCTGCTTTGCTGCCGCTCTGGGAGGGGATTTCCCTGGTCTTTTGGGAATGTCTGCCGCATCATCTGGATTCGGAGAACCTGGACCCTGCTTGTCTATCCCCCCTTCACCTTCCAGTCAAGAAGATGGAGCTGAAAAAGAACAGTTGCGGGAAGTGGAGGAGTTGGAAGAGCATATATCTCAACAAAGTCCAGAAGACAATGGGTTGGGGACCTATTCTCCACTATGCCCCTCTGGTGAATCTGGCAGTCTTGGGGATACTCCCCTTAGCCCTCTTATAAAGAGCAGTTTAAGTGAGGAGCTGAGTGAAAATCTCCTAGGTCTGGGCCTTGACCCTGTTGCGTTTGCACCTGGAACTGAACACCCAGGCAGCCGCAGTGGGGTAGCTTTAGCTGCTGGATCCACGGACAGCTGTTTCAGTGCAGGTGGAGCCACCACGGACCGTGAGACACTGAGTACGGTTAGCAGTTACCGCAGTGAAAAAACTGATTCCACCCAGCTGGAAAGTCCTTCATTCAGCCAGTCACGGCCAGCAGATGAACAAGCATCAGTACCACCAGTGGCCTCCAACTATCCTGGGCCGACAGAAGATCCAGCAGCACTGGATGGCAGCGATACTGACAACCTGTCAGATAGCGTGCTACTGCGCTCCCCTTCCAAAGAATTCTCCATCAGCCAAGGGCTAGACAGGACACTTGTTGAAGGAGAGGATCTGCCCCCTGTTCTCCCTGATATTGCACAGCCCACTCCTCTCCAGAACTCTTCCCCTTCAAGCAGTGGGAACTCAGAGTTTTGTGATTTAGACAGAAAAGTTGCAGTTCCTCCTCTACCCCCACCTCGACCAGCCAATTCAGTACCCTCAGGGCTGGCCCTGGGTCTGGTGTGCTCTGAACCAGCGTTGCCCATATCCTCTGCCCCCTTTTTACTGCCTGACCAGTCTTCTCTGCAAGCTCAGCAGGTTGTTCGCCCTAAAGACTTAAAGCTGCTGCGGGCCAGTGGCAGTAGTGTTGGGCACAGGCCGGGGAGAAGGAAAGTTCCACGAAGGCGAGCTGGAGCAGGAAGCAGTAGTTTCGACTGTGGCTCTTACCGGCGTCACCACAATCATAGACAACACAGAGATTACATCCCAGTGCGAAACCGACTGGGCACGAAAGCCTACAGCGAGAGTTTATTTGAGGATTCTAGCGACGATGACGATGGCAGTGACATGAGTGCTGGTTCCAGTCTAGGCTCTCAGCGCCGATACAGttcagatgatgatgacgatgacgatgactcAAGCTCCTCTACCTCTTGCTACTCCCCAGATCTTGCAAACACTGGCATTACATCCCCACTGCCCCCTGTTGCTCAACTGCCCGCTCCAAGGGAAGGAGATTTACCTGAACCTGCTGGCCCCCCAAATTCTCGTGCTGCTCAACGCTCCTCTAGTACAGCTAGTGCTAAGACTCATGCGCGGGTACTAAGTATGGACGGGCCGGGTGGAGGCCAGAGCAGCGCGGCGGTTCTGCCCTCCACTCTGCTTACGATGCCCTCCACCTCTACACCTGCACCTCGCACTCTCACCATTTCCAAGTCTGATCTGGAAGCCCACACCATACAAACGGATAGTTTAACTAGAACGCATCACCATCGGCTGGATTCTCTCGGTGGTTCTTGGACTGGTAACCAGATGGGCTGGAGGTCAGAAGAGCTGGTCGAAGAAGGAGCTGTTGGAGGAG CCATGGTTCCAGAAGATGGTGGCAAAAACGACGCAGTCAGCAGTGTTAAGAGGACCCAGGCAATCCGTAGGAGACACAATGCTGGGAGCAACCCTACACCACCTCCATCCACCATGGGATCCCCTCCCAG CCTTCAGGACCTCCAGCGGGCACGGACCTCCTCTCATTCCCGAACCCGCACACTTCCCTCGGCCTTACAGTTTGCTTCCTCGCTCCTACTGCCCCGCAGTGGCATCCATGAGGCCTCAACTTTCGATGACACTTCAGAGGGAGCCGTGCACTATTTCTACGATGAGAGCG GAGTGAAGAGATCCTACACATTTGGACCTGCTGGTGGGGGATATGAGGATCCAGTTCA GGAAAGGGAGAGACAGTCCCAGTCTTCGAGCTTCACCTCTACTGAGGTCCAGGATGGAGCACCAGTCCTGTCCATGCTCCAACCCAGACCCGTGGTTTTGCAGGGTATGCAGGTGCGCAGAGTGCCTCTGGAAATGCCTGAG TTTGATCTGGATCACGAGTCTCTACAAGAGTCCCAGGAAAACACTTTGATGATCGAGGAGAAGGCCAAACCCAAACAGTACTATCGCTTCTGGGTGCTGCCCGGGAAGTGGCTGAGGGTTCGGTATGATCGATTGGCTCTACTGGCCTTATTAGACAG AAACCGCCGTGTGGCAGAGAACGTGTTTGCTGTGGTGTTGGCGAGTCTGGTGGCATTCTTGgggtttctgctgctgctccagggcTTTTTCAGGGACATCTGGGTCTTCCAGTTCTGCCTGGTCATTGCTAGCTGCCAGTATTCTTTACTGAAG AGTGTACAACCAGATGCAGCTTCTCCCATGCAC GGTCATAACTGGATCATTGTGTACAGTCGTCCAGTCTACTTCTGCTTGTGCTGCGTGATGATCTGGATCTTCGACATATCGGGGCGCTCTGGCAGCCTACAACCCTTCTCCCTCTACGGTGTCACCTTTTTCTCTGCAGACTTCCTGCTCTGTGTCAGGGATATGCTCATTG TTCTAGCCTTGTGTTTCCCGGTCATCTTCTTGTTTGGGTTGCTACCTCAGGTCAATACTTTCGTGATGTGTCTGCTGGAGCAGATCGACATGCACATTTTTGGTGGAACTG CCACTACCAGCCCCCTCTCATCTCTGTTCAGCCTCATACGCAGCATGCTGGTGGCTGCTCTGCTCTATGGATTTTGCCTCGGTGCTATCAGT GCACCGTGGGGGGACGCCCACGTGCCAGTGCTCTTCTCCGTGTTTTGTGGCCTACTGCTGGCCTTATCCTACCACCTTAGTCGCCAAAGCAGCGATCCTACCATCCTATG GTCACTGGTTCGGTCAAAGTTATTCCTTGAATTGGAGAACCGAACCCCAGAAGAACCTCCTGTGGAGATCAAGGACCCACTTCCAGAGAAGCTGCATAACTCCGTG aagGAGATTCTGCATTCAGACCTTGTCATGTGTCCTCTAATGGCTGTCATAACCTTCGCCATCAGTGCCAGCACAGTTTTCATCGCCCTTCGA cCTGCTCTCAGCTTTGTCTTGTACATCCTGGCTGGAGTTGTTGGCTTCATTACACACTATATCCTGCCTCAGCTCCGCAAGCAGCTGCCGTGGTTCTGCTTGGCTCACCCAGTGCTCCGGTCTAGAGAGTACAGCCAGTTTGAGGTCCGAG ATGCTGCTCAATTGATGTGGTTTGAGAAGCTGTATGCGTGGCTGCAGTGTGTGGAGAAATATTTCATCTACCCGGCTGTGGTGCTTAACTCTCTCACCACGGAAGCACAAAATGTGGGCCAAAGCCATAAAGACCTGGACATCTA CAGCCGAGCCCTCTTCATCTCAATAGCAGGCATGAAGTTACTGCGTTCATCCTTCTGCGCCCCGTCGCAGCAGTACGTCACGCTGTGCTTCACCACGCTCTTCTTTCAGTTCGACTATCCACACTTCTCGGAGACCTTCCTAATTGACTACTACTTCATGTCCATTCTCTTCAGCAAG ATGTGGGACCTGCTGTACAAGCTGCGCTTTGTGTTGACTTACATCGCCCCCTGGCAAATCACCTGGGGCTCAGCCTTCCACGCCTTCGCTCAACCCTTTGCTGTGCCTC ACTCTGCTGTGCTTTTTGTCCAAGCCATATTTTCGGCTCTCTTCTCCACCCCTCTCAATCCTGTTCTTGGCAGTGCTGTGTTTGTCACCTCGTACACCAGGCCTGTAAAATTCTGGGAGCGTGACTACAA CACCAAGCGTGTCGATCATTCCAACACCAGACTTGCCACTCAGTTAGACCGCAACCCAG GTGCTGATGACAACAACCTGAACTCGATCTTCTATGAGCACCTGACGCGCTCTCTGCAGCACAGTTTGTGTGGAGACCTGCTACTGGGCCGCTGGGGCAACTACACCACAGGCGACTGCTTCATCCTGGCGTCAGACTACCTCAATGCCCTGGTGCACATCATCGAGATCGGCAACGGCCTCGTCACCTTCCAGCTGAGAGGTCTAGAGTTCAGAG GTACCTACTGTcagcagagggaggtagaggcCATCACCGAGGGcgtggaggaggatgaaggctgctgctgctgtgaaccCGGTCACCTTCCTCACATGCTGTCATTCAATGCTGCCTTCGGGCAGCGCTGGCTGGCTTGGGAGGTGGCTGCCACAAAGTACGTGTTGGAAGGCTACAGCATAAGCGATAACAACGCAGCCTCCATGTTGCAAGTTTTTGACCTCCGTAAGATCCTCATCACTTATTATGTCAAG AGCATCATTTACTACGTGAGTCGATCCTCTAAGCTGGAAGACTGGCTGTCTAATGAGCCGGTTCAGGAGGCGTTGCGGCCGTGTCTGGGTCCGAACTATGTGGACAGCGACCCCACCTTCAACCTGAACATCGATGAAGACTACGACCACAGGGCCTCTGGCAtcactctctcctctttctgcATGGTTTACCTGGACTGGATTCAGTATTGCAACAGCCGGCGAGAAACG CCGGTGACGTGTGAAAGAGATTCTCCGCTTGTCAACTTATGTTTTGGGTTgtgtatccttggaagaagagCTCTAGGCACGGCCTCCCACAGCATGTCTGCAAG CTTGGAGCCGTTTCTCTACGGCCTCCACGCGCTCTTCAAGGGCGACTTTCGCATCACGTCTCCCAGGGACGAATGGGTGTTTGCAGATATGGATCTGCTGAATCGCGTTGTGGCACCAGGGGTGCGGATGTCCCTCAAATTGCATCAG GATCACTTTACGTCTCCAGATGAGTACGAGGATCCGACGGTTCTGTACGACGCCATCACAGCCAACGAGGAGAAGATGTTGATCTCTCACGAGGGCGACCCCGTGTGGCGCAGCGCCATCCTAGCAAACATGCCTTCGCTGTTGGCGCTGCGCCACATAATGGACGATGGGAGCGACGAGTACAAGATCATCATGCTTAACAAGAGGTTCCTCAGCTTCAGAGTGATCAAG GTTAACCGAGAGTGTGTGCGGGGGCTGTGGGCGGggcagcagcaggagctggTTTTCCTGCGAAATCGCAACCCGGAGCGCGGCAGCATCCAAAATGCCAAACAGGCTCTGAGGAACATGATTAACTCTTCGTGCGACCAGCCCATCGGCTACCCCATCTACGTGTCCCCACTGACAACCTCGTACGCCGGCGGGCACAGTCAGCTCCGGTCAGTGTGGGGGGGACCCGTGAGCCCGCATAACATCTACACCTGGCTCATCAGCAGCTGGGACAG GTTGCAGAAGGGTTGTGGCGCGGGCTGCAACAGCGGAGGGAACATCGAGGATTCTGACTGTGGAGGCGGCTCCACCTCCATTTCTACCAACCCAGCCGTTCACACCACCCAGAGCACACCGGCCTCCAGCCTTCCTCAGCCACACATCACCACCATTCAGCCCTCCATGG gtACAGACAACCCTGTAGGTCCGACCCAGAACTGGCCTCATCATCCCCAACCTCTTCCATTAGCTCTGCTCAGCCAGTCAGAGGGCAGGATGGAGGCAGGACTCCTCACATCCCTACAGCGCACATCGTCCATCCAGGGGCTCCTGGGCCAACAGCTGTCCAGCTCCCAGCTCTCCTTCAGCGGATCTGTGGCTCCGCCTGCTGTCCCGGGGCCGGAGCGCTTCTGTCCGGCGAGTCTACTTGAGAATTCCGGGCACAGAGCGGGCCAGCGGGCTGGCCTCGGCCAGGGCGGGGCGCTGCACTACGAGAGCCACATCGGAAAGTGGAGTTTTTCGGGCAGGAAGGGCTTTAGTGGACCGGCTGCAGCGGAGGGCGACGTGGGAGCGCTGCAGACGATACGCACACAG CCCAGtcctcctgcccccctccaGGAACCCAGTCTGAACCAAGATCCTCTGGGAGCCACTCAGACGCTGGATCCACACCTACTGACGGCAggggacccccccaccccccgagaGGAATCCACAGAGCTGCCTTTACTTGAGCACCTGCGCTGA